In the genome of Mycobacterium kansasii ATCC 12478, one region contains:
- a CDS encoding aminotransferase class I/II-fold pyridoxal phosphate-dependent enzyme yields MIEAKHDEAAIRDMASRLLAQRDSGDVRPAVGRAVAPPLPQRGQRQKFADHPLVAAACELNARRRAIWELTGMPSPLFLERKGYNSAVLQVQDQELTNFAGYNYLGLAHHPKVVRAVQDAVAQFGASASNSRITSGEIELYPRLEQRLAQIYDVEAAIIATSGFLTNAGVLGYLLGEGDAAICDSLIHASVVAGARWAGARVMTFRHNDPESLRGILRASRDRFNRVLVVIEGLYSMDGDIGLLPEIAAVAREFDCGVMVDEAHSIGVLGASGHGVREHFGLPGDAVDIWMGSLSKALGSCGGFIAGNANLIEALNTAPAMLLTVGFPPTAAAAALTALEVLESEPERVRRLWHNTELFTSALRDRDLDLGMSQNTPICPVLIPSVARVVFASSLLLQRGVYVGPVTAPAVAPGQERLRFFVTSEHTEDQLTAAAELVAEVVEIASKLDPTIPV; encoded by the coding sequence ATGATTGAAGCCAAGCATGACGAAGCCGCGATACGCGACATGGCCAGCCGCTTGCTCGCCCAGCGCGATTCCGGTGACGTGCGGCCGGCCGTGGGAAGGGCGGTTGCACCGCCCCTCCCGCAGCGGGGTCAACGCCAAAAGTTCGCCGACCACCCCCTGGTGGCCGCGGCCTGCGAACTGAACGCGCGCAGGCGCGCAATCTGGGAGCTGACCGGAATGCCGAGTCCGCTGTTTCTCGAGCGCAAGGGCTATAACAGCGCCGTCCTGCAAGTGCAGGACCAGGAGCTGACCAACTTCGCCGGCTACAACTATCTTGGCCTGGCGCATCACCCGAAAGTGGTTCGCGCCGTTCAGGATGCGGTGGCCCAATTCGGTGCCTCGGCGTCGAACAGCCGCATCACCTCAGGCGAGATCGAGCTGTATCCGCGCCTCGAACAGCGGCTGGCCCAAATCTATGACGTCGAGGCGGCCATCATCGCAACCAGCGGATTCCTCACCAATGCCGGAGTTCTCGGATACCTGTTGGGTGAGGGTGATGCAGCCATCTGCGACTCGCTTATTCATGCCAGCGTCGTTGCCGGTGCCCGCTGGGCCGGCGCGCGTGTCATGACCTTTCGCCACAACGACCCGGAGTCCCTACGCGGCATCCTGCGGGCATCCCGGGACCGCTTCAACCGGGTACTCGTTGTCATCGAAGGCCTCTACAGCATGGACGGAGACATCGGCCTGCTGCCCGAAATAGCCGCAGTGGCCCGGGAATTCGACTGCGGTGTGATGGTCGACGAGGCGCACTCGATCGGTGTGCTCGGCGCAAGCGGGCACGGCGTGCGCGAGCACTTCGGGTTGCCGGGCGATGCCGTGGATATCTGGATGGGCAGCCTGTCGAAGGCGCTCGGCAGCTGCGGCGGGTTCATAGCGGGTAACGCGAATTTGATCGAAGCACTCAACACCGCTCCCGCAATGCTTCTCACCGTCGGGTTTCCACCGACCGCCGCAGCCGCTGCGCTGACCGCTCTGGAAGTGCTGGAGAGCGAGCCCGAGCGGGTTCGGCGGCTGTGGCATAACACCGAGCTGTTCACCTCGGCACTGCGGGACCGCGATCTTGACCTCGGAATGTCCCAGAACACGCCGATCTGCCCGGTGTTGATTCCCAGTGTGGCCAGAGTCGTATTCGCCTCTTCGCTGCTTCTGCAGCGCGGCGTCTACGTCGGACCGGTGACCGCTCCGGCGGTTGCGCCGGGGCAGGAACGACTGCGGTTCTTCGTCACCAGCGAACACACCGAAGACCAGTTGACAGCCGCAGCCGAGCTGGTGGCCGAGGTGGTCGAGATCGCCAGCAAGCTCGACCCCACCATCCCGGTCTGA
- a CDS encoding zinc-binding dehydrogenase — MRTVVIDGPRSIRLEARPDPALPGPDGAIVAVTAAGICGSDLHFYEGEIPIPGSVALGHEAVGTVVDAGPQVRTVQVGDRVMVSSVAGCGACPGCATRDPVTCSAGLQIFGSGVLGGAQADLLAVPAADFQMLKIPDEISTEQALLLTDNLATGWAAARRADIPFGGTVVVIGLGAVGLCALRSALAQGAATVFAVDRVRGRLERAAAWGATPIMAPAAEAIIAATGGRGADSVIDAVGTDASLTDAINAVRPAGTVSVVGLHDLQPFPLPALPCLLRSITLRMTTAPVQRTWPELIPLLASGRLDVDGIFTTRMPLAEAVTGYAIAGVRSGEQVKVLLTP; from the coding sequence GTGCGTACGGTAGTCATCGACGGGCCACGCAGCATTCGGCTCGAGGCCCGTCCCGATCCGGCCCTGCCCGGACCCGACGGAGCGATCGTCGCGGTGACCGCTGCGGGTATCTGCGGATCCGATCTGCACTTCTACGAAGGCGAAATCCCGATACCCGGGTCGGTGGCCCTCGGCCATGAAGCGGTCGGCACCGTCGTCGACGCCGGACCGCAGGTACGCACCGTCCAGGTTGGCGACCGGGTCATGGTGTCTTCGGTGGCCGGCTGCGGTGCCTGCCCGGGCTGTGCCACCCGTGACCCGGTCACCTGCTCGGCCGGACTGCAGATCTTCGGCTCCGGCGTGCTCGGCGGCGCGCAAGCCGATCTGCTCGCCGTGCCCGCCGCCGACTTCCAAATGCTCAAGATTCCCGACGAAATATCCACCGAGCAGGCCCTGCTCCTCACCGACAACCTCGCTACGGGGTGGGCTGCGGCTCGGCGAGCCGACATTCCATTCGGCGGCACGGTCGTGGTGATAGGCCTGGGAGCCGTCGGACTGTGCGCGCTGCGCAGCGCGTTGGCCCAAGGTGCGGCAACGGTTTTCGCTGTCGACCGGGTGAGGGGGCGGTTGGAGCGTGCTGCCGCGTGGGGTGCGACGCCGATCATGGCGCCGGCGGCCGAGGCCATCATCGCCGCGACGGGCGGTCGCGGCGCGGATTCGGTGATCGACGCCGTCGGCACGGACGCATCGCTGACCGACGCGATCAACGCGGTGCGGCCCGCCGGTACTGTTTCCGTAGTTGGATTACATGATCTGCAGCCGTTTCCGCTGCCCGCCCTGCCTTGCCTGTTACGCAGCATCACCCTGCGGATGACCACCGCTCCGGTGCAGCGCACCTGGCCGGAATTGATTCCGTTGCTGGCATCCGGTCGGCTCGACGTCGACGGCATCTTCACCACCAGAATGCCGTTGGCCGAAGCGGTCACGGGCTACGCGATTGCCGGGGTCCGGTCCGGTGAGCAGGTAAAGGTTTTGCTCACGCCGTGA
- a CDS encoding FAD-binding oxidoreductase, with protein sequence MRSWWGWGDVEEALSDGETQALAARVATLLPGHDLTDHQPPDPGALGLAPPRITAPTSLAGLCSADFLDRAGHARGKAFRDVARNLQGRLDHVPDLIVRPRTERDVVDVLDWCTRERISVIPYGGGSSVVGGVEPRFDEPAVTLDLGALDAVLDIDRVSRAARIQAGALGPSIENQLRPYDLTLRHFPQSFGYSTLGGWLATRSGGHFATLYTHIDDLTASMRVVTAAGISESRRLPGSGAGPSPDRLFLGSEGTLGIITEAWMRLQDRPRWQLTASVAFDEWAAAVTATRTIAQAGLYPANCRLLDPAEAFLNAGTTVGGGLLVLAFESADHPVDAWLQRALDIAADHGGTVTARRGRENISDPTQNDASTNWRSAFLRMPYQRDALARRGVIAETFETACTWAGFDTLHAAVTDAARSAIESVCGAGLVTCRFTHVYPDGPAPYYGIYAAGRWGSLDAQWDDIKAAVSEAISTAGGTITHHHAVGRDHRPWYDRQRPDPFAAALRAAKSALDPAGILNPGVLVDF encoded by the coding sequence ATGCGTTCCTGGTGGGGCTGGGGTGACGTCGAGGAGGCGCTGTCAGACGGCGAAACGCAGGCACTGGCGGCACGCGTCGCCACGCTGCTGCCCGGCCATGACCTGACCGACCACCAACCACCCGACCCGGGCGCGCTCGGGTTGGCGCCCCCGCGGATCACCGCGCCGACGTCGTTGGCCGGGCTGTGCTCGGCCGACTTCCTCGATCGCGCCGGGCATGCGCGCGGCAAGGCATTTCGCGACGTCGCACGCAACCTGCAGGGCCGCCTCGACCATGTCCCCGATCTGATCGTGCGGCCGCGCACCGAGCGGGACGTGGTCGATGTGCTGGATTGGTGTACGCGTGAGCGCATCTCCGTCATCCCGTACGGCGGCGGCAGTTCGGTGGTCGGGGGAGTGGAGCCGCGTTTCGACGAGCCGGCGGTCACGCTGGATCTCGGCGCGCTCGACGCCGTGCTCGACATCGATCGGGTCAGCCGCGCCGCGCGCATCCAGGCCGGTGCGCTGGGGCCGTCGATCGAAAACCAGCTGCGCCCATACGATCTGACGCTGCGCCATTTCCCGCAGTCCTTCGGCTACTCGACCCTCGGCGGCTGGCTGGCCACCCGCTCCGGTGGACACTTCGCCACGCTGTACACCCACATCGACGACTTGACCGCGTCGATGCGCGTCGTCACCGCCGCCGGCATCAGCGAATCGCGGCGGCTGCCGGGATCGGGCGCCGGGCCGTCCCCGGACCGGCTGTTCCTCGGTTCGGAGGGCACGCTCGGCATCATCACCGAGGCGTGGATGCGGTTGCAGGACCGGCCGCGCTGGCAGCTCACCGCCTCGGTCGCTTTCGACGAGTGGGCCGCCGCGGTGACGGCAACCCGGACGATCGCCCAGGCCGGCCTCTACCCGGCGAACTGCCGGCTACTGGATCCCGCCGAGGCGTTCCTGAACGCCGGTACCACGGTCGGCGGCGGGCTGCTGGTGCTGGCTTTCGAATCGGCAGACCACCCCGTCGACGCGTGGCTGCAACGGGCCCTCGATATCGCCGCTGACCACGGCGGTACCGTCACCGCCCGGCGAGGCCGCGAAAACATCAGTGACCCAACGCAAAACGATGCCTCGACGAACTGGCGCTCGGCGTTCCTGCGGATGCCCTACCAGCGAGACGCCCTGGCCCGCCGCGGCGTCATCGCCGAAACATTCGAAACCGCGTGCACCTGGGCCGGATTCGACACGCTGCACGCCGCGGTGACCGACGCGGCCCGGAGCGCGATCGAAAGCGTCTGCGGCGCCGGCCTGGTGACCTGCCGCTTCACCCACGTCTATCCCGACGGCCCGGCCCCGTACTACGGCATCTACGCGGCCGGACGCTGGGGCTCGCTCGACGCCCAGTGGGACGACATCAAAGCCGCCGTGTCCGAGGCGATCAGCACAGCCGGCGGCACCATCACCCATCACCACGCCGTGGGCCGCGACCACCGCCCCTGGTACGACCGGCAGCGCCCCGACCCGTTCGCGGCAGCCCTGCGCGCGGCGAAGTCCGCGCTCGACCCGGCCGGCATCCTCAACCCAGGCGTGCTTGTCGACTTCTGA